Proteins from a genomic interval of Sinobacterium caligoides:
- a CDS encoding acyl-CoA carboxylase subunit beta, with protein MTKTTKQTPSLTNPFAELKEVEFTIPGQINYEPGLYEQSLKAGYDLIQRPKKAAGVASVTKQHQKKRMTIWERIQVLTDKEPQVLYQNWGKNLDGASLVTAIVEINGRYVALYGHDFTVRAGSMDATNGKKLAKLFELAGKRKIPLIGLNDSAGAYIPAGVGGLDGYAEAFTALRKINGVVPSVMCMFGFNAGGGSYLPRQGSFLIQPNETFFGLTGPGVVKSVLGEDVTPDELGGPGVHSQSGVTDFVVEDEVAALQKVKELLNYLPDNNAELAPYQETSDPTDRKTWDVDILLKKAFNSPTGFNTPLDVSIIIQQICDHGDYTEIQPERARNTITALGRLGGNVVGFVANNSSVASGQIDIAAAYKNARFIRFCNLYNIPVIFLEDTTGFLPGSEQEAGGIVQAGRAMLDAIIDLRTPRFLLILRNAFGGAYASYNNYPTGADFVCALPTTRAAVMGPAGVEYVYKKELREIRGSVAGRIEAARGEHVANGLTQEEAVQAAETEIKEWVAEQEALLVQRYEKELMNPNEALSLGSISQIVMPSDLRKVLADQMAFHLGHYQPEPLASTQREFH; from the coding sequence ATGACTAAAACAACAAAGCAGACTCCTTCTCTGACCAATCCTTTTGCAGAGCTCAAGGAAGTTGAATTTACCATCCCCGGTCAGATTAACTATGAGCCAGGTCTCTACGAGCAATCGTTGAAGGCGGGTTATGACTTGATTCAGCGTCCTAAGAAGGCTGCCGGCGTTGCAAGTGTCACTAAGCAGCATCAAAAGAAGCGTATGACCATCTGGGAGCGTATCCAGGTATTGACGGATAAAGAGCCTCAGGTGCTTTATCAAAATTGGGGTAAGAACCTTGACGGTGCCTCCCTGGTGACCGCTATTGTTGAAATCAACGGCCGATATGTCGCCCTTTATGGCCATGATTTCACCGTTCGCGCCGGCTCAATGGACGCGACTAACGGTAAGAAGCTGGCTAAGTTGTTTGAGTTGGCCGGCAAGCGCAAGATACCGCTTATAGGCCTTAACGATTCAGCTGGCGCCTATATACCGGCGGGCGTTGGTGGCCTGGACGGTTATGCAGAAGCCTTTACCGCGCTTCGCAAGATTAACGGTGTCGTGCCTTCAGTCATGTGTATGTTTGGTTTTAATGCCGGTGGCGGCTCTTATCTTCCCCGTCAAGGTTCGTTCTTGATTCAACCAAATGAGACTTTCTTCGGCCTTACTGGCCCTGGTGTCGTTAAATCGGTGCTGGGTGAAGATGTCACGCCAGATGAGCTTGGTGGCCCCGGAGTTCACTCACAGAGCGGTGTGACAGACTTTGTGGTTGAGGATGAGGTAGCTGCACTGCAGAAAGTGAAGGAGTTACTGAACTACCTGCCTGACAACAACGCTGAATTAGCACCTTATCAAGAGACCTCTGACCCAACAGATCGTAAAACTTGGGACGTTGATATTCTATTGAAGAAGGCATTCAACTCACCAACTGGCTTCAATACACCGCTTGATGTCTCAATCATTATCCAGCAAATTTGTGATCACGGGGATTACACTGAGATTCAGCCGGAGCGCGCCCGTAACACGATAACAGCGTTAGGCCGGTTGGGCGGTAACGTGGTCGGTTTCGTCGCCAACAACTCATCGGTTGCCTCTGGTCAAATCGACATTGCAGCTGCCTACAAGAACGCCCGCTTTATCCGTTTCTGTAACCTCTATAACATTCCCGTTATTTTCCTCGAAGATACTACCGGTTTCCTCCCAGGTTCTGAGCAGGAAGCAGGGGGCATTGTACAGGCCGGTCGTGCGATGCTTGATGCGATTATTGATTTGCGTACGCCACGCTTCTTGTTGATTCTTCGTAACGCTTTCGGTGGTGCCTACGCATCGTATAACAACTACCCTACGGGAGCTGACTTTGTCTGCGCCTTACCGACCACACGTGCGGCGGTAATGGGGCCGGCTGGTGTTGAATACGTCTATAAGAAAGAGCTTCGTGAAATTCGCGGTAGTGTTGCAGGACGTATTGAGGCTGCACGCGGCGAGCATGTCGCCAATGGCTTAACCCAGGAAGAGGCTGTGCAAGCTGCAGAGACAGAAATTAAAGAGTGGGTTGCCGAGCAAGAGGCCTTGTTGGTGCAGCGCTATGAAAAAGAATTGATGAACCCGAACGAAGCTCTGAGCCTCGGCTCAATCTCTCAGATTGTTATGCCGTCTGATCTACGTAAGGTGCTTGCTGACCAGATGGCCTTCCACCTAGGCCATTATCAGCCAGAACCACTGGCTAGTAC